In the genome of Perca fluviatilis chromosome 4, GENO_Pfluv_1.0, whole genome shotgun sequence, one region contains:
- the arl6ip5a gene encoding ADP-ribosylation factor-like 6 interacting protein 5a, with amino-acid sequence MAKVELAPLRPWDDFFPGSERFAKPDGKDLAKWNNRVVSNLLYYQTNYLALAVVVFLVVGFLNPLGMLTAMVVVSGVFLGSVWAGENRAVISNFKRQNPTAFVIAVMVASYILISMLGSVMVFMSAITLPLALVFAHASFRLRNMKNKLENKIEGAGLKRSPMGILLEALGQQEESFQKIQSFLEGKLKE; translated from the exons ATGGCTAAAGTGGAGCTGGCACCGCTTAGACCATGGGACGACTTCTTCCCCGGGTCGGAAAGATTCGCCAAACCGGATGGCAAAGATCTGGCGAAATGGAACAACCGAGTTGTCAGCAATCTGCTTTATTATCAAACCAATTATTTGGCTTTGGCCGTCGTTGTTTTCCTCGTTGTAGG GTTCCTGAACCCTCTGGGGATGTTAACAGCCATGGTCGTGGTGTCGGGCGTCTTCCTGGGTTCAGTGTGGGCCGGAGAGAACCGAGCTGTGATCAGCAACTTTAAGAGGCAAAATCCCACAGCGTTTGTGATCGCTGTCATGGTCGCAAGCTACATCTTAATCTCTATGCTGGGGAGCGTCATGGTGTTTATGTCTGCAATCACTTTACCTCTGGCTT TGGTATTTGCACATGCCTCCTTTCGCCTCCGCAACATGAAAAATAAGCTGGAGAACAAAATCGAAGGAGCCGGACTGAAGAGGTCACCGATGGGCATTTTGCTGGAAGCTCTTGGTCAGCAAGAGGAGAGCTTTCAAAAGATCCAGAGCTTTCTGGAAGGAAAATTGAAAGAGTGA
- the trnt1 gene encoding CCA tRNA nucleotidyltransferase 1, mitochondrial translates to MWSRILSPRVIGRTGFCWRSLFTMQLKTSEFQSLFTDGLSGLAEVFEKQQHELRIAGGAVRDLLSGKRPEDVDFATTATPEEMKRMFQTAGIRMINNKGEKHGTITARLHNENFEVTTLRVDVQTDGRHAEVEFTTDWQKDAERRDLTINSMFLGLDGTLYDYFKGYEDLQNRKVRFVGSAEQRIQEDYLRILRYFRFYGRVALAPDDHEPETLVAIRENGRGLAAISGERICVELKKMVVGNHADHLLELMYSLELAQYIGLPPDGDVEEMKRVWQNAKDHSPKPMTILAALFRRPEEVEKMDLRLKVSREEKTLALFLVKYRRELRKSEDDPDSLKPFTDFIIDSRELDSQSKVCELLKYQGEEKLLAELCRWSIPRFPVSGHDLRRMGVTSGKEIGATLQELRDIWKKSRYQMDKDELLSYVKS, encoded by the exons ATGTGGAGCAGGATATTGAGTCCTCGTGTGATTGGTAGAACAGGTTTCTGTTGGAGGAGTCTTTTCACCATGCAGCTGAAGACCAGTGAGTTCCAGTCTCTGTTCACTGATGGGCTGAGTGGATTAGCAG aggtGTTTGAGAAGCAGCAGCATGAGCTGAGGATAGCTGGAGGTGCCGTACGAGACCTGCTGTCTGGGAAGCGGCCTGAAGATGTGGACTTTGCCACCACAGCCACTCCAGAGGAGATGAAGCGAATGTTCCAAACAGCTGGCATCCGGATGATCAACAATAAAGGAGAGAAGCATGGGACCATAACAGCAAGA CTACACAATGAGAACTTTGAGGTGACCACGTTGCGAGTGGATGTTCAGACAGATGGACGTCATGCAGAGGTGGAATTCACCACTGACTGGCAGAAAGACGCTGAGCGGAGAGACCTCACCATcaattccatgtttttag GGCTTGATGGCACATTATATGACTATTTCAAAGGATACGAAGACCTGCAGAACCGAAAAGTTCGGTTTGTTGGCAGTGCTGAACAAAGAATCCAAGAGGACTACTTGAGGATACTGCGTTATTTCAG GTTCTACGGCAGGGTGGCCCTGGCGCCAGATGACCATGAGCCTGAGACGCTGGTTGCTATTAGGGAAAATGGTCGTGGACTTGCAGCTATATCGGGAGAACGGATTTGTGTGGAACTAAAGAAGATGGTTGTTGGTAACCATGCTGATCATCTGCTGGAGCTGATGTACAGTCTGGAACTGGCCCAGTACATAG GTTTACCTCCAGATGGCGATGTTGAGGAGATGAAGCGAGTATGGCAGAACGCCAAAGACCACTCTCCCAAACCTATGACCATCCTGGCTGCTCTCTTCCGCCGCCCAGAGGAGGTGGAAAAGATGGACCTCCGGCTGAAGGTGTCCAGGGAGGAGAAGACTTTGGCTCTGTTCTTGGTCAAATACAGACGGGAGCTCCGCAAGAGCGAAGATGACCCTGACAGCCTTAAACCCTTCACTGACTTCATCATCGAC AGTCGGGAGCTGGATTCCCAGAGTAAAGTGTGTGAGCTATTGAAGTATCAAGGTGAGGAGAAACTGCTGGCGGAGCTCTGCAGGTGGTCCATCCCTCGCTTCCCCGTCAGTGGTCACGACCTGAGGAGGATGGGGGTCACGTCGGGCAAGGAGATAGGTGCCACCTTACAGGAGCTCCGCGACATCTGGAAGAAAAGTCGCTATCAGATGGACAAAGATGAACTCCTAAGTTACGTAAAGTCTTAA
- the si:dkey-178o16.4 gene encoding oxytocin receptor: protein MAWFIVNISNITLENALSGDEPRDERLAQVEIALLSIIFITAGMLNFGVLLLLWKRRKQLSRMRVFVFHLCVADLVVTFFQVCPQLMWDITDRFVGPDILCRVVKYLQVVGMFASTYMIVVMTMDRYQAICNPMVTFQRRRARWNGAVCAAWCVSFIGSLPQIFIFSRVEVAPGVYDCWALFIKPWGPRAYVTWTTLVIFVLPILVVIVCQVRICRTVHINFHMKTHHVAESVSKTLSSRASSVTGVSKARAKTVKMTVVIVLVYIICWTPFFIVQLWSVWDIEAPTQTATFTILMLLASLNSCANPCIYLLFSEKLPKTLVALMCVGQSDLKESIHEEATMVSSLHISLKSLPHCR, encoded by the exons ATGGCTTGGTTCATTGTAAATATCAGTAACATCACTTTGGAGAATGCACTATCTGGGGATGAGCCGCGAGATGAGCGCTTGGCTCAAGTGGAAATAGCTCTCCTGTccatcatcttcatcactgCAGGGATGTTAAACTTCGGGGTCTTGTTGCTGCTGTGGAAGCGGAGGAAGCAGCTCTCCAGGATGCGCGTCTTCGTCTTCCACCTGTGCGTCGCCGATCTGGTGGTCACATTCTTCCAAGTTTGTCCCCAACTCATGTGGGACATCACTGACCGATTCGTCGGGCCAGATATATTGTGTCGCGTAGTGAAGTACCTGCAGGTGGTCGGGATGTTTGCCTCCACTTATATGATTGTAGTGATGACGATGGACCGATATCAAGCCATCTGCAACCCCATGGTGACTTTCCAAAGGCGCAGGGCGCGCTGGAACGGCGCGGTGTGCGCCGCTTGGTGCGTCTCTTTCATCGGCAGCCTCCCACAGATCTTCATTTTCTCTCGGGTCGAGGTCGCTCCCGGTGTGTACGACTGCTGGGCTCTGTTCATCAAGCCGTGGGGACCGAGAGCCTACGTGACCTGGACGACTCTGGTGATATTCGTCCTGCCCATTCTCGTGGTGATCGTGTGCCAGGTGCGCATCTGCCGCACCGTGCACATTAACTTTCACATGAAGACGCACCACGTCGCAGAGTCGGTCAGTAAGACGCTGTCCTCCAGGGCCAGCAGCGTGACAGGGGTGTCAAAGGCGAGGGCGAAGACTGTGAAGATGACCGTGGTCATCGTGCTCGTCTACATCATCTGCTGGACGCCTTTCTTCATTGTGCAGCTCTGGTCTGTCTGGGACATTGAGGCCCCCACTCAGA CTGCAACCTTCACCATCTTGATGCTGCTAGCCAGTCTGAACAGCTGTGCGAACCCTTGCATCTACCTGCTGTTCAGCGAGAAGCTGCCCAAGACGCTCGTGGCCCTAATGTGTGTGGGTCAGTCCGATCTGAAGGAGTCCATCCATGAGGAGGCCACCATGGTCAGCTCCCTGCACATCAGCCTCAAGAGTCTGCCACACTGCAGATAA